Part of the Lytechinus variegatus isolate NC3 chromosome 16, Lvar_3.0, whole genome shotgun sequence genome, tcaacaaaaaaccccaacatagccaaagttcattgaccttacatgacctttgaccttgatcatgtgacctgaaactcgcacaggatgttcagtgatacttgattactcttatgtacaagtttcatgaatcagatccataaattttcaaagttacgatggtaattcaacagatacacccaattcggccaaagttcattgacctttgaccttggtcatgtgacctgaaatgcgtacaggatgttcagtgatatttgattactcatatgtccaagtttaatgaactagactaataaacattcaaagttatgatggtaattcaacagatacccccgattcggccaaagttcattgaccctaaatgacctttgaccttaatcatgagacctgaaacatgcacaaaatattcagtaatgcttgattactattatgtccaagtttcatgaatcagatccataaactttcaaagttatgatgggaattcaacagatatccccaatttggccaaagttcattgaccctaaatgacctttgaccttggtcatgtgacgtgaaactcatgcaggatgttcagtgatacttgattaaccttatgtccaagtttcatgaaataggtctatatattttctaagttatgatgacatttcaaaaacttaacctcaggttaagatttcgatgttgattcctccaacatggtctaagttcattgaccctaaatgacctttgaccttggtcatgtgacatgaaactctaataggatgttcagtaatactagattaaccttatggccaagtttcatgaactaggtccatatactttctaagttatgatgtcatttcaaaaacttaacctcaggttaagatttgatgttgacgccgccgccgccggaaaagcggcgcctatagtctcacttgcttcgcaggtgagacaaaaattgtaaatattggtaatcactctacccatgaagacttcaaattggcagcagatatgtgatgtcatatcatgattactcttccatgtactcaaATACAGAAGGGTAAAATCAAGTTTCACTTCaacttataattttcttttatgaagACACATTCTACCCGGGTtgtatttagattactgccccctggggaatgggtacttaggaaaTTAATAATATACCCTTATTACTCTCTGTTATTAAGCAATAATTTAAAATGATTAGAACTTTTTTAGGGCTTGCTAACTATGCTCACAATCTCAATTTTTCTCATAATTACACTCCTTTGAAGGACGATTTGGAACTATGTCCAattttaacgaactagaccaataaactttcaaagttatggtaattcaacagatacccccaattcggccaaagttcattgaccctaaatgacctttgaccttaatcatgagacctgaaacttgcacaaaatgttcagtgatgcagagatgccaagttaaaacaagtggaatgcctctggccgtctcacctgcatcacgcagttcaatatagcagcagtgctgactttgaatactactctaacttgcacaagatgttcagtgatacatggttactcttatgtccactttttatgaactagaccaataaacttacagagatatgatggtaattcaacagataccccgattcggccaaagttcattgaccctaaatgacctttgaccttgatcatgtgacctgaaactcaaacaggatgttcagtgatacttgattactcttatgtacaagtttcatgaatcagatccataaactttcaaagttatgatggtaattcaacagatacacccaattcggccaaagttcattgacctttgaccttggtcatgtgacctgaaacgcgcacaggatgttcagtgatacttgattactctaatgtccaagtttaacgaactagaccaataaactttcaaagttatgatggtaattcaacagatacccccccgattcggccaaagttcattgaccctaaatgacctttgacctgaatcatgagacctgaaacttgcacaaaatgttcagtgatgcttgattactattatgtctaagtttcatgaatcagatccataaactttcaaagttatgatgggaattcaacagatatccccaattcggccaaagttcattgaccctaaatgacctttgaccttggtcatgtgacgtgaaactcaggcaggatgttcagtgatacttgattaaccttatgtccaagtttcatgaactaggtccatatattttctaagttatgatgacatttcaaaaacttaacctcaggttaagatttcgatgttgaatcctccaacatggtctaagttcattgaccctaaatgacctttgaccttggtcatgtgacatgaaactctaataggatgttcagtaatacttgattaaccttatggccaagttttattaactaggtccatatactttctaagttatgacgtcatttcaaaaacttaacctcaggttaagatttgatgttgacgccgccgccgccgccgccggaaaagcggcgcctatagtctcactttgcttcgcaggtgagacaaaaaatgttatgcgtgagattttcatgactcggcGTCTCTGCGCgcgcgcgcggccagtacttacactcgtacgttgcCAAAAGGCGCGCGCgcatgagatatgggcttcatCATGATATCGATCCATACTacaaaaccatgcgatgcacgcacacgattcatcgtatcacgtactagctgtgcgctgacggcactctcgattcgtctcgcgtgccgggctagacgcgaaggcagtcggccagtcgtataatctagcgaataatgctactttttctcttttttttctgttgggtcccgatgcgtgagaaaaacgggtgccatgcgtgagatcgtgagacggaccctgaatgcgtgagtctcacgcacaatgcgcgagacttggtagctctggtgATGCTTGATTaatattatgtccaagtttcatgaatcagatccataaactttccaagttatgatgggaattcaacagatacccccaattcggccaaagttcattgaccctaaatgacctttgaccttggtcatgtgacatgaaactctaataggatattcagtaatacttgattaaccttatgtccaagctagtttcatgaactaggtccatatactttctaagttatgacgtcatttcaaaaacttaacctcaggttaagatttgatgttgacgccgccgcaatcggaaaagcggcgccgaTAGcatcactctgctatgcagacaaAAACTAAGGTTAGaaatttctgccattgactttaacacagggcaaaaactcaggtAAAACAAcgtgagttttctcaggtaaaaaagttttatgcaacgggccccttgtGTATCTGATTATCATGTTAACTTTCCTAAATCAATCAGGGTTCATATTGAAAAGTATATCATGCATGTCAAATTCATCTGAATGAGGGGATTGTGGATACTTACTCCGTCATTCAACGCCTTATGATGCTGGCCACAAATCCCGCTTTTGTGGCAAGTTCGATGCTTACATCTTGTACCTATaggaaatatatatacatataatacatATAATATACATAAGTAATTGCTGCTAACATGACGCAGTACAAATTGCCTCCTAAATGGGTATTTCTATTAAATGTTGCCAGCATATGCCATTTAAGATATCGTGGGCCATATACAGTTGGAGATTAGGCCTTTACTTTAGTTCTACTAAAATAGTTTCTTGAATCAGTCGAGAAGACTGtaaatatgttttctgttattaaaaggacaaataagttaatatttacaaatttgtcTCAGAATATTTATGTCTCGATGCATGGCAAGGGTGAATGTCGCGAAAGGTAATGTCATGTGTGCTGATCTCGATGATCATATGAGTTGGGTGTATCTATTGGACTAATCGGCTCATCCAAAGTTTTGGCTTTGAAGTCCCATACATGATTCTGAACAATTAGGCTTATGAAGTagaatcaataaattaaacGAGATTTAAATGAAGTCTAATATTGAAGTTTAATTATGATTCTACGAAGTAAAGCCTAATCAGAGGTATCATGTCCCACCCAACTTTTTCTTCCAAATATAATAGCTCTTATTCCCTCCCGTAAGCGATTTGGATAAGCCTTGTTGTCACTTTGAAAACTGGTGAATAAGCGTGTTTGCTGTGCTTACTTACGGTTGtgctcatttgcatatgaaTGGCAACCTCAGACTAGGCTTTACTTCATAGAATCATAATCAAACTTCAATATTAGATTTCATTTAAATCTCCTTTAATTTATTAATCTGTGAATCTGACATAGGTCAATCAAAATAGTGTATGAAAGGCATTGTACTCACAGCGTTGCGTGCACAGATCCTCTTGTACGGCTTTTCTTGAGCactgataatttttttgtcttttcaaGGCATCTATCCCCCTCATCTGACTTGCTGCTTCTGGTGTACTAACCGGCGGAATCTAAAGGAGAAATAATAAGGAAATGATATGGGAGAATATCATTACATCTGATCATGCATCAAATagttacatttttgttttcatctgtCTTCCTGGCTAAATATAACATGGAAGACATTGCTCAAGTTATCCATTTTTATTTGgtgataaaaaattgttttccccCAACTGCTTCTTCATTGGGTGGGCGTCTGTGGCCTGCAGTCATCATATCTCTCACCATCTTTAGGTTCAAGTAATTTCTTTAGTCATGCAATTTCTACCTGCGCATAAAATGGTAGCTCAACATATTTATGGTAAATTATAATATAGTAATAAGATTCAAAACATCACATTTtacctttttccttttctttcttgttctACTTTGGGGTGTGTATATTGAAAGGGACTATGAACTAACATACTTTGTATGCCCAATAGCTCTTTTTGTAGCCACATGTAAATTATTACAactattcattatcatcattatcattattataaaatgtaGGTTCATTGAACATTTTCCCGGTTTTGATCACCCTATCATTTATGTTTCGGTTGCAAGTAATTTGACTGAATACTGGGGTTGATAATGTTGTAGGGAGTATAAGCCCATCTGTTCCTTTCCCCGTTtcgattttctctttttgtttgtccactCCTTCTTACTGTCCTTATCAATTCTATGAATCTGACATGGGTCAATCAGAATAGTCCATTACTTCAAACTTCCCTTTGAAACGATACCGCAGTTCGGATTACGAACTGCGGTGTTGTaccccattttccatttggatcTCAGTTCGGATTGTGAACTGCGGTGTTGTaccccattttccatttggatcTCCTAAAAACCATTTCCAAGCCCTTATCAACTGCGCTTGGCCAAGTAATCCAGGGGTAATCCCcactgtctcaatttcacccccacaggccagtatatgagcgttgagcaaaggacgaaaagataaacagctgcgctattacgtaagacttctctgcctgtagtaggaccttcggaatgaaagtattccatatttaatcacgttttcaaaggcatattgtattcagtaacccaatgttagtccattttcaatttcgaatgAAGAAAATTAACATCGGAATAAGGAAAGCGAATAAAAATAACGGCATGCTTACAGGGACCACACTCAGCgctgcgcatgcatcccatcgtgtgtggccccctgctgtgactgtatatgccgggctgttgttttatcttcagaccaacgtcaagaaacaggtgttttgatacttaaattgctttCTTGCGGCAGTTACggctggagaagagaattgatgagaaggggaactggggtatagtgttctcaaatggaagtttttcgtCATGCTATTCAAAGGCATAGTACTCACAGTGTTGTGTACAAAAGCTTCTTGTACCACCTTTCTTTGGCAGCAATGTCCTTTTTTAGTCTTCTCCAAGCATCTAATTGGCCCCATTGCCGATCCTGCCTTGCTGGCGCACCATATCATTTCCAGATCctaaaggagaaaaataatgataaggaAATGATACAGGAGAACATCGTTAGAATTAGTCGATCTTATAATTAAATTATGTTCTTCTCTTGATGACTTATCTAAATCTATTTGTCAAAATGTTACCTTTTCCAAAGATTAATTagaactttctaaaattgatgcATTAAATTAAATACTCTCTTTGAAGTCAAACATACATTTCAGGttagaaaatacatttttgctCGTGCTCAGTCCAGTTATAATGTAGTAAGGCATTCACCCTTTTCTGGTTATAAACTTGCTTAGAGTGTCCAGTTTTTCTGTTTGAATATCATgaaatttcagcttgtgcttcGTGCTCACATTAATTCTTTGTTCAGTTTCACAtcttttttatgattacaagaattttttattttcatttcttattgaaatatCCCAAAACTTTGAGCTTGCGATTAGCGCTCACAACATCACGCAcgggatgcccttttaacagtatgGCGTGATTAGCTCAATCTTGATCGTGGTGTCATATACAGGCTTAGCTGTCAACCTGAAATAAATATACCAGCGAGTGAGAAAAATAAGTGAGAATATTAAGTACCTTTTATAAATTAAGAAAAGTATCTTGTCAGCAAAGTGGACACGGGCCAATTATAATTCGAACACCTAGTTTGCGCTAAAAAAAGGCATTCTGATTTTGGCTTTTCTTGCTTCATCCTGTCTTTCCTTCAAACATACATCGTATAAATTATTATCAGATCGAGAAACTGAGAGTGTTTCAGGTGGTAGAAATGTTAGAAATTACACTTTAGTAGGTATATGTCATAATTTTATATAGAgatacaaaagaataaaaacaaatcattttccAAGTCCCCTCATCTTGTTTCATTCAATCATCTTCGTCTCTtatatttccccttttttcactctcttttccccttttttctttctttcccccttttttcatttttttttgctccgccaatagggggcccgggccccctggatccgccaatgGAAAAAAGGTATTAAAGGCATTGTACTTACAGTGTTGCATACACAAATCGAGTTCAGCTGCCTTCCTAGTGCAGCGGTGACCTTTTTTGGTTTTTTCCAAGCACCTTCCCCCTCCCCTGGCCACTCTTTGGTTGGCACGTATCATCCTCCTAATCCTATACAAGGAGAATgtatataatgatgataattgtaaAGGTAATGGTTatggtttattcaaaattcatttgcagtcaaaggctgaattgcagaatatttttacaaaacaagtACAAGAATATATGATAATCAATCACATAATGACACAATGcttaagaaattaaaatatttaaaaagaaacttGCCTAAATAGATGGAtacagggattttttttaatccatgcataatcaaaatcaatgaaaactgGCATAGTACTCAATGTCTATTTGTCAAAGTGTTAACTTTTCCAGAGATTAATTAAACTTTCATTtttgtacaatatatatatatatatatatatatatatatatacagtgcatccaaaaaaatatacacctttgaaatggctgccaaataaaaaatatagcaCTCTGGCAAAAAGACTTCCATATATGGAAaaccaataaagtcaactttcaaatgacactaAAAAGATGGAAatctattcatgcttgagcgagcactgcccactgaaacaaagggtatgaaaattagggtgggctggaattagccttccaatttatgtcagtatttgagaggcaaatcctttcgaacttgcaaagttaagggcgttgtgataaattaatgatcaaacgTGACCAGTTTTAGATGCTTAagcaaattttatgaatttaattgaactttaatgcatgagtgaacacaacTGATActcttttcataaacctatcctccaattagcgcctaagagtaatgcggataattcaataaaaattgcgttcacaaactccgaaaataagccgcattatttttacgagcgcccgtcctgaaaaaggcggataatcatcgtgacaactggacacgccccctccgatgcggttgtgttggaaaagggtgaccttgtgaccgcaccatggcaattatccgcattatttggaaatgcattcataaactcaaaattttgtcccgatgctgctattatgcggataatagcagcatcaaaataatgcggattactcttgtcctccaattttacgaccaaatttgctgctattagccgcataattgggtttatgaaaggggtatgacactttttgggcagcatttcaactttatcatgtggatctcagcaatgtgttcatgggagtctggagaatagggggtgagataggacttaagtgggagaagtaggttggtggaataagggtcaacagaacattcaaCCCTCCCCTCCTGTTAAGAGACTGATGTCATGTATGCATGAAGTGAAGAGCAGAATGTTGAtatgattaattctgaattggggcatcaactttttcctatcaatcatttaatcaacaataTATCTGTAAATCAAGTCATTCAATGTGCgatgtgatcaatcaaacattgttcttttaataaatttcattaatcatcataatcaaataaatttcTTGGTAATCCTTCCATAAAAAAACTTGACCATCAGCCACTGGTCACTTGGCAGTTTAGTTTTGAataggctacaatccaggaagTGAGACAGTGAGAGAGGAGGCTGGGAAATGGAGGTGGAGAGGGGAGGGTAcatgacttttaatttgtaaaatgcTGGACAAGAGGAATACCCTTTTAACCATTAAGTCTTAGCATATCTcaccctcttgcttgtaacaggtgCCATCACAGAATTTACAGAACATTGAACCATCTGCTAAAGCAAAAGAAGCAGAGTTCATCGTACTCCTCAGCCAACACCACAAAGCAGCAGTATGAAGAGATTCTCATCTCCAGAAGACCAGCTACACCATTCACCACCAAGATACCAACCTCACCCATTGCGACAGAAACGCCACCCCCACTCTCCTCCAAAGGACGCTTGCAACAACTCTCCCCAAAGGCACCATTTCAACCAGCAAATCCAGCCATCTCCACATCGCTATCACAACCGATCTCAACCAACAAACTATCGCAaccatcccaccgctgccaccagttgtggggttgaaaaaaaaatacagtttaTGGGGAAATAAAATGTTCAACTGAAGATGGGAGTAACAGAAGCTCAATCACACATCAAACAGAAGCAAACGGAGAGAAGAGGGAACTTAACTCTTAAGACACAGGAACAAAATAGAACTTAACTCGATGAAGTCTGGTAGTGCACTGTTTAATATCTTGGCTACTTTGCCTCagctaaaatcaaatcattctataatttacataaatatttaaatcagAAATAACATCCTATCAAagtaaagaaaatggaaggatcgaactaatgtaagaacccaattcataacataaaccaataaggaatgagatgagatgacaaagatgtctggtgattatgtaataatggaagtaggaactaaggagtcaggtgagggatggaatgagtggaacacctgaagagagaatagagaaggaatgaagatgacaaaagagAATTGGAGAAAAGGCATTCAGagtagaatgaatgaatgacaactgaatatcattaaactcaaataacctaagttcagactgcaagggcattgctgaaaagaaatgcaaatgaacatAAGTATAAGACAGAACAGAAATGTACAACAGctgaagaataaaggaaataaaataggaaaaagacaaaataacaatccTACAACAATACCCGGAACTCTGTCATGAACACACATCtgaggtccacaagatgaatatgctccactaaaattacaattcctgttcactcatgttaaatttcaatttagtgACTCGTGAACTTTGCCTAATGTAGGGTTGAAGGAAATTATAAGTTTgaagttgaaaataaatgaagtttTAAATCAGCAAACTCAATCATCAAACGGAAGGGTAAGAAGTTAAACTGAGatgcaaaatgaagaaaatggaaGGATCGAACTAAAATGTAAGATCCAAATTCATAAGATAAACCAATAAGGAATGAGATGAGATGACAAAGATGTctggtgattatgtaataatggaagtagaaactaaggagtctggtgagggatggaatgagtggaacacctgaagagagaatagagaaggaatgaagatgacaaaagagAATCGGGAAAGGCATTCAGAGTAGAATGAATGACAACTGAATATCATTTAACTCAAATAAGTCCAGACTGCAAGGGCAGTActgaaaagaaatagaaatgaacTCAAATCTAGATGGAACAGAAATGTAAAGCAGCTGAAGgtcaaaagaaataaacaaactctgaaattgacaaaataaccATTCTACACCAAgaaaccaaaacttatctcactcattaATTCACCATTATAAGTTCCAGAGGACAAACCACTCAAAACAACTCAAAACAAAGGccaattcctgcccagcctagctGTGCTTATTCTCTCAGAAGAGAAGTGGAGGGGGGcaagatggagggaggggttgctaaattttctgttgacctttatcccatcaaaatacttcacctacctaagtcacTAAGTCATATTACTCCCTCTTCTCCCATGGAcacattgttgagatccacatgatcaAAAATGatcactaaaaattgcaattcatgatcactcatgcattaaattttaatttaataacgcattaaattttcacaaaagaaaaactgATGACAACTGATCTTTAACCAAATAACCCTCAACTTTGAAGgtaccaaacaaaaaaaggaaaaaaaatggaaggcTAGTTCCGGCCCACCCTAATTTCAATACCTTTgattcagtgggcagtgctcgctcaagcatgaatagttttccaagttgttggtgtcatttgaaagttggcTTTATTGGCTTTtcatatctataagtcttttcccaAAGTCAAAGtgctatatttttatttggcatccatttcaaaagtataattttggggggacgcactgggttggcctgggagtaaacatcgatcgATCGAATGACTTGCCGCCGATCGCTAATCGATTAGCAAAACttacactaatcgaatgttcTGCAGATCCCGATTGGACAATTGGGATACCTAGATTACTCAAGTAATAGTAACAAAATGACgagataacaatgataaaaattgttttttaagtACTGATACAGCTTTAGAAAAGATGTTACCGATATAATTcgtcaacaagtggaatgcctctggccgtctcacctgcatcacgcggttcaatatagcagcagtgctcactttgaatactactctaactcgcacaagatgttcagtgatacatggttactcttatttcccttttttatgaactagaccaataaacttacagagatatgatagttattcaacaaaaaaccccaacatggccaaagttcattgaccttacatgacctttgaccttgatcatgtgacctgaaactcgaacaggatgttcagtgatacttgattactcttatgtacaagtttcatgaatcagatccataaactttcaaagttatgatggtaattcaacagatacacccaattcggccaaagttcattgacctttgaccttggtcatgtgacctgaaacgcgcacaggatgttcagtgatacttgattactctaatgtccaagtttaatgaactagaccaataaactttcaaagttatgatggtaattcaacagatacccccgattcggccaaagttcattgacccaaaatgacctttgaccttaatcatgagacctgaaacttgcacaaaattttcagtgatgcttgattactattatgtt contains:
- the LOC121430198 gene encoding uncharacterized protein LOC121430198, whose product is MAPVTSKRDLEMIWCASKAGSAMGPIRCLEKTKKGHCCQRKVVQEAFVHNTIPPVSTPEAASQMRGIDALKRQKNYQCSRKAVQEDLCTQRCTRCKHRTCHKSGICGQHHKALNDGVSIHNPLIQMNLTCMIYFSI